In a single window of the Bactrocera dorsalis isolate Fly_Bdor chromosome 2, ASM2337382v1, whole genome shotgun sequence genome:
- the LOC105225781 gene encoding guanine deaminase isoform X1 produces MAKVFFGQIIHTKSLNDFEIFTSGFIAVDQNGKIVGVGNEFVYDEWLTQHTNFKGATVERLSNDQFLMPGFVDCHIHAPQVAQIGLGLDMPLLDWLNTYTFPLEAKYADQKFAQKTYAKVVENTIKAGTTLASYFGTNHKESTLILAKEALRQGQRALIGKVCSNQNSPEFYVETTDKSIASTEEFVKDIQKLETDLVKPTITPRFALSCTKELMAKLGEIAHKNDLHIQSHISENLSEIDFVKSLYNTSYAEAYDNAGLLTPKTVMAHAVHLDDEEITLFGKRGTSVAHCPASNNMLSSGLCDVLRLIKNGIKVGLGTDVSGGNSMSIQDAILRALDVSHHLEFVKKQEIKGSGRLEVQDQAYQPLNYKQAIFLATLGGAEALALSNITGNFAIGKYFDALIVDTSNYPLHNYNASNDNKSPDLILLEMIQKFIYVGDDRNILRVFVAGNQIKN; encoded by the exons ATGGCAAAGGTTTTCTTTGGACAAATCATACATACTAAGTCTTTGAATGACTTCGAGATCTTTACAAGTGGATTTATTGCAGTTGATCAGAACGGCAAA attGTTGGCGTTGGCAATGAGTTCGTTTATGATGAATGGTTAACGCAGCACACAAATTTTAAAGGTGCTACTGTCGAACGACTGAGCAATGATCAATTTCTTATGCCTGGCTTTGTTGATTGTCATATTCACGCACCCCAAGTAGCACAAATCGGGCTTGGTCTAGATATGCCTCTTTTGGATTGGCTGAATACCTATACATTCCCATTGGAAGCGAAATATGCAGACCAGAAGTTCGCGCAGAAAACCTACGCAAAAGTTGTG gAAAATACAATAAAGGCGGGCACCACACTTGCGTCCTATTTCGGTACCAATCACAAAGAGAGCACTTTAATTTTAGCAAAAGAAGCCTTGCGCCAAGGTCAACGCGCGTTGATTGGAAAAGTCTGTTCAAATCAAAATAGTCCGGAATTTTATGT tgAAACAACGGATAAGTCAATAGCTTCTACAGAGGAATTCGTAAAAGATATACAAAAACTGGAGACAGATTTGGTCAAACCCACTATTACACCAAGATTTGCTTTGAGTTGTACCAAAGAATTAATGGCCAAACTTGGAGAAATTGCACACAaaaatgatttgcatatacAG agTCATATTAGCGAAAATCTGTCGGAAATTGATTTTGTCAAGTCGCTATATAATACCAGTTATGCCGAGGCATATGATAATGCTGGATTGCTAACACCTAAG ACAGTTATGGCACACGCTGTACATTTGGACGATGAGGAAATAACGCTCTTTGGCAAACGCGGAACTTCGGTCGCTCATTGTCCCGCCTCGAATAACATGTTAAGTTCAGGCTTATGTGATGTTCTGCGACTGattaaaaatggaataaaagtCGGTTTGGGTACAG ATGTTTCGGGTGGAAACTCGATGTCTATACAGGATGCTATACTTCGTGCGCTCGATGTTTCCCATCACTTGGAATTTGTGAAAAAACAAGAGATTAAGGGAAGCGGACGCCTAGAGGTACAAGACCAAGCATATCAGCCTCTTAACTAcaaacaagcaatatttttggcAACACTCGGTGGTGCTGAGGCCTTAGCTCTGAGTAATATCACTGGCAATTTCGCCataggaaaatattttgatgcaTTGATAGTCGATACGAGCAACTATCCGTTACACAATTACAACGCGAGTAATGACAACAAGTCTCCAGATTTGATTTTGTTGGAAATGATTCAGAAATTCATTTACGTTGGAGATGATCGCAATATTTTACGAGTATTTGTGGCAGGgaaccaaataaaaaattaa
- the LOC105225776 gene encoding uncharacterized protein LOC105225776 has product MSKTTPKSTHYASTYNYFDGIQNWRECLAMGHSLEVNKRRSLMWIWPTESELLKFGALLETLNINHILSIGCGNGLFERIIQDCLGVAVNGIEVDRSWWESKYAIKSFININYFDEEENMKNYLQKCCNLENWNFALMFCYFNNRTAFLNYIKMYKGNILLIVGPKTGANIYTEPLPLDPHFPGRNRWELKATLNIGNLDVIAFYTCAMIN; this is encoded by the exons ATGTCGAAAACTACACCTAAAAGTACACATTACGCATCCACGTATAATTACTTTGACGGTATACAGAATTGGCGGGAATGCCTCGCAATGGGCCACTCCCTAGAAGTTAATAAACGTCGTAGCTTAATGTGGATTTGGCCTACGGAAAGTGAATTACTTAAATTTGGAGCATTACTGGAGACGCTGAACATAAACCACATACTTAGTATAGGATGTGGCAATGGATTATTTGAAAGGATAATACAAGATTGTCTGG gAGTGGCAGTCAATGGTATTGAAGTCGATCGATCGTGGTGGGAAAGTAAATAtgcaattaaaagttttattaatattaattattttgacgaagaagaaaatatgaagaattaTCTACAAAAGTGTTGTAACTTGGAAAATTGGAATTTCGCATTGATGTTTTGCTACTTTAACAACCGAACTGCATTccttaattatataaaaatgtataaaggaaatatacttttaattGTTGGACCGAAAACTGGTGCTAATATTTACACTGAACCATTGCCGCTTGATCCACATTTCCCAGGAAGAAATCGTTGGGAATTAAAAGCTACATTAAACATTGGAAACCTTGATGTAATAGCTTTTTATAC ATGTGCGAtgataaattaa
- the LOC105225780 gene encoding uncharacterized protein LOC105225780 — protein MSCQHVSRLNTTAATSVLSEDQDPYVFTETVPTTPPILFNAQKSRSKVYIDAHAITTTPTPIQSLSPTPAVSAAAPTIDTPTPAALAFASPVTNKRQTPTVTTNAKSKFNQKLPLGPLNGNNTKTQATSTLAAATGHNGPSAAAATKTVSPSTVKTTNSQSQKQHQQHKKALNVCIVRPQQQQQLAQAVRQQQNYKVQQQRKQASSPPPLFQHTPSLWQTPLLLDTGSAVVSPPTSPASLPSPPVAVAPTPTSVTLPIAAATAMVSPLITVSATTLPPSKFHHNTLAQHLQKLECIKKPKKPISGGNVHNGKPIKLFQVQQNIQEQDTALKQQRTPLLLQQQNQQLSGIGAKTVIVQPTAAILHAHAAQQSQSQTQMHNKSPMVMPSAPPPLQAIQAVTPPQHSDSDLNEIPVNVIFRKPQTSEMHHSQLGGTVNANAMTNTVSSRSSSVDNTTVNRRGSAIEIINKTSSTKTKPKSISTAVTAAETVILPPSTLQPFPHVLRDIVFTHTVPAQIAAREDASRLPAPIYNTPHLQPPAAIHKQPQNMSSNAKPSPPTSAQQLKYDTTTSAQLACKPGEGGKNAGDEGKTPQKVTDTQNVNAVAKTPSAAAKNTSKRKTSATATALAKNKNYLPQYAKKRNHKLGPLFRTYDNQMVVSANDSLESNTNPQKKRNCHAVAVVKMSSAEIEADTTLLASDVVLPYCIQKHWLFITRDVQLVQGVGVVATADGKGVGSLGAILQVASDRESQISHRKMLLRRQAMQLLSTQSLQKLPMQAAKRRLMCVDRLLRKYARHGGDDIITPKNCNSVGCCKDVLEIAAQCEDHIVDNISQHIFLPCTAKFADNTQCRIPVFDIMHDLPLCVEHARKRDAYNRVVQDQQRVGSHKLTTATVATAMTQSSLDCDAGDLLRQLQQIQHQHKQQQRQQQTHMQPNVHSTATVGKNKKCVNMKATTTRKRKAPNTPGSNTVGRPQKRPRKIGANGAPSAPVVSATIAPMQLTSAVLQRKGSTTSLESIASNSQSSNSQPHYISSNISVKNQTQIAMPALAPLSGHNAPIVSSTLTVGSAPKRTLNFSTSSRDSVATLGGTENVMAQNLKPHEINQLVAQFSVAVSSNNNNNNENSNSLTAYSNSSINNTYNYLSSNCDSNFTSALGSSSSLPSSTEELFRQELLSVCENSSAYASSEDTGLGGLSETELMVGPNDADDIPLGDTRLLEEHDLANVLSALPEDAFNELFTAVHQEEREEVERALELADKHLKSLQQTIGSDIDFLGEFPDDDEILADTDAMCSKMGMMHSPDATSGIDTSTLFIDSGSNSVGGGGGSLNSSNIADIRGLVQT, from the exons ATGTCATGTCAGCACGTATCACGACTCAATACAACAGCAGCAACGTCAGTTTTATCTGAAGATCAGGACCCGTATGTGTTCACAGAAACAGTGCCAACCACGCCACCCATTTTATTTAACGCTCAG AAATCGCGAAGCAAGGTATACATAGACGCGCACGCAATAACAACTACTCCAACGCCAATACAAAGTTTATCCCCAACACCAGCCGTAAGTGCTGCAGCTCCAACCATAGACACACCAACGCCGGCGGCATTAGCATTCGCCTCACCAGTCACCAACAAACGACAAACACCAACAGTTACAACCAAcgcaaaatcaaaattcaatcaGAAACTACCATTGGGACCCTTGAATGGCAATAATACAAAAACGCAGGCGACATCGACGTTGGCTGCTGCAACGGGCCACAATGGGCCTTCAGCAGCGGCCGCGACAAAAACGGTTTCACCTTCAACTGTGAAGACAACAAATTCGCAATCTCAGAAGCAGCATCAGCAGCATAAGAAAGCTTTGAATGTGTGCATAGTGCgaccgcagcagcagcaacaactggCACAGGCtgtgcgacaacaacaaaattataaagtACAGCAGCAGCGGAAGCAAGCCTCATCGCCACCGCCCCTATTTCAGCACACTCCCTCTCTATGGCAAACGCCGTTGCTATTGGACACGGGGTCGGCGGTGGTTAGCCCACCGACATCACCCGCTTCGTTGCCCTCTCCACCGGTTGCGGTTGCGCCAACACCCACCTCGGTAACATTACCGATTGCTGCAGCTACAGCTATGGTTAGCCCTCTGATTACAGTATCAGCGACAACATTGCCACCATCTAAATTTCATCACAATACACTGGCACAGCATTTGCAAAAATTAGAATGCATTAAGAAGCCAAAGAAACCCATTTCTGGAGGCAATGTTCATAACGGTAAGCCTATAAAACTGTTTCAAGTGCAACAAAATATTCAGGAGCAGGACACAGCATTGAAGCAGCAGCGTACACCCTTGTTGTTACAGCAGCAGAATCAACAGTTAAGTGGCATAGGCGCCAAAACTGTTATTGTTCAACCGACGGCGGCAATCTTGCATGCACATGCGGCTCAACAGTCTCAGTCGCAGACGCAAATGCACAACAAGTCGCCTATGGTTATGCCCTCTGCACCGCCTCCATTGCAGGCAATTCAGGCGGTTACACCACCTCAACATTCCGATTCCGATTTGAATGAGATTCCAGTAAATGTTATATTTCGCAAGCCGCAAACGAGTGAAATGCATCACTCACAACTCGGTGGCACTGTAAATGCGAACGCTATGACCAATACTGTGAGTTCCAGAAGTAGCAGTGTCGACAACACAACGGTGAATAGAAGGGGCTCAGCGattgaaataataaacaaaacgaGCTCAACTAAGACAAAGCCTAAATCAATATCTACAGCTGTTACGGCCGCTGAAACTGTAATTCTGCCGCCGTCCACTCTACAGCCTTTTCCACATGTGTTACGCGACATTGTTTTCACGCACACCGTACCGGCGCAAATTGCGGCGCGCGAAGATGCTTCGAGGCTACCTGCCCCCATATACAACACACCTCATCTCCAACCACCTGCCGCTATACATAAACAGCcgcaaaatatgtcttccaatgCAAAGCCATCACCTCCAACATCGGCACAACAGCTGAAATATGATACTACAACCTCTGCTCAACTTGCATGTAAGCCAGGAGAAGGTGGTAAAAACGCTGGTGACGAAGGAAAAACTCCACAAAAGGTAACGGATACACAAAATGTAAACGCTGTAGCCAAAACTCCGTCGGCTGCTGCCAAAAATACATCCAAACGAAAAACATCTGCAACAGCAACGGCTTTggcgaaaaacaaaaactatttgcCACAATATGCAAAGAAGCGCAACCACAAATTGGGACCGCTGTTTCGAACATATGATAACCAAATGGTGGTAAGTGCTAATGATTCGCTAGAAAGCAACACTAATCCGCAGAAGAAACGGAATTGCCATGCTGTGGCAGTAGTAAAGATGTCTAGTGCCGAAATTGAAGCAGATACAACTTTGTTGGCCTCTGATGTAGTGCTGCCATACTGCATCCAAAAACATTGGTTGTTTATTACCCGCGATGTACAGTTAGTGCAAGGCGTTGGTGTGGTTGCTACTGCAGATGGTAAAGGTGTTGGTAGTTTAGGAGCGATTTTGCAGGTGGCAAGTGATCGAGAGTCCCAAATTTCTCATCGAAAGATGCTTTTGCGGCGTCAAGCGATGCAGCTCCTCTCCACTCAATCCTTGCAAAAACTGCCGATGCAGGCAGCAAAACGCCGATTGATGTGTGTCGATCGCTTACTCAGAAAGTACGCCCGTCATGGTGGAGATGA CATAATCACTCCAAAGAATTGTAACTCCGTTGGTTGTTGTAAAGACGTTCTTGAAATTGCAGCCCAATGTGAAGATCACATTGTGGACAATATCTCGCAGCATATCTTCTTGCCGTGTACGGCGAAATTCGCCGACAACACCCAATGCCGAATTCCCGTATTTGATATAATGCACGACCTGCCACTTTGTGTAGAGCATGCGCGCAAACGTGATGCCTATAATCGTGTCGTGCAAGATCAACAGCGAGTTGGGAGTCACAAATTGACCACGGCAACTGTAGCTACTGCAATGACTCAATCTTCTCTGGACTGTGATGCCGGTGATTTGTTGCGACAACTTCAACAAATTCAGCATCAACATAAACAGCAGCAGCGACAGCAGCAGACGCATATGCAGCCTAACGTACATAGCACTGCTACAGTTGGCAAGAACAAGAAATGTGTCAATATGAAAGCGACAACCACGCGTAAACGGAAAGCTCCCAATACACCGGGGTCCAATACGGTCGGTCGACCACAAAAGCGTCCGCGTAAAATAGGAGCTAACGGAGCGCCATCTGCTCCTGTTGTGTCTGCAACAATAGCTCCAATGCAATTAACTTCAGCTGTGTTGCAGAGAAAGGGTAGCACCACCTCACTGGAATCGATTGCAAGTAACTCGCAATCCTCCAATTCCCAGCCGCATTATATTTCCTCGAATATAAGTGTTAAAAATCAAACCCAAATAGCTATGCCCGCGTTGGCACCGCTCAGCGGACACAATGCGCCAATCGTTAGCAGCACTTTGACGGTGGGTTCGGCGCCAAAACGTACGCTTAACTTCAGCACAAGCAGCCGCGATAGCGTTGCAACTCTTGGAGGCACCGAAAATGTTATGGCTCAAAATTTGAAGCCACATGAAATTAACCAACTGGTTGCACAGTTCTCTGTTGCAGTTagtagtaacaacaacaataataatgaaaatagcaaCAGTCTCACTGCATATAGCAACAGCAGTATAAACAACACTTATAATTACTTGAGCTCAAATTGTGACTCCAACTTCACATCGGCGCTGGGCTCATCATCATCATTGCCCTCATCAACAGAGGAACTGTTCCGTCAAGAATTGCTAAGTGTTTGTGAGAACAGTTCAGCCTATGCCAGTTCTGAGGATACCGGTTTAGGCGGATTGAGTGAGACTGAGCTGATGGTGGGTCCCAATGATGCAG ACGACATACCGTTGGGAGATACACGCTTGTTAGAGGAACATGATCTAGCAAATGTTCTTAGTGCCCTACCAGAGGATGCATTCAATGAGCTATTTACAGCAG
- the LOC105225777 gene encoding trafficking protein particle complex subunit 6b, producing MSEDILFDFLHSEIVNYCLNNNNKENDFSSLEYIGFNTGYRLIERLTRDVPRFKDELETMKFICTDFWTLIYKKQVDNLRTNNHGMYVVQDRAFRFLTRISTGTKQLEHAPKFVFFTCGLVRGALTNLGINSTVTAEVQTIPACKFHIEINRN from the exons atgtcggAAGACATACTGTTTGATTTTCTGCATTCTGAAATTGTAAATTATtgtctaaataataataataaa GAGAATGACTTTTCATCGTTGGAATATATTGGATTTAACACTGGATATCGCCTTATAGAACGTCTAACGCGAGATGTGCCACGATTTAAAGATGAGTTGGAGacaatgaaatttatatgtactgaTTTCTGGACACTAATCTATAAGAAACAAGTTGATAATTTACGTACTAACAATCACGGAATGTACGTGGTACAGGATAGAGCATTTCGTTTCCTTACACGAATATCGACAGGTACTAAACAACTGGAACATGCTCCAAag TTTGTATTTTTCACTTGTGGCCTAGTACGAGGGGCATTGACGAATTTGGGTATAAACAGTACAGTCACAGCTGAAGTGCAAACAATTCCAGCTTGTAAATTTCACATTGAAATTAATAGAAACTAg
- the LOC105225781 gene encoding guanine deaminase isoform X2, which produces MCTNSNCILNYKKKYLKVLILIVGVGNEFVYDEWLTQHTNFKGATVERLSNDQFLMPGFVDCHIHAPQVAQIGLGLDMPLLDWLNTYTFPLEAKYADQKFAQKTYAKVVENTIKAGTTLASYFGTNHKESTLILAKEALRQGQRALIGKVCSNQNSPEFYVETTDKSIASTEEFVKDIQKLETDLVKPTITPRFALSCTKELMAKLGEIAHKNDLHIQSHISENLSEIDFVKSLYNTSYAEAYDNAGLLTPKTVMAHAVHLDDEEITLFGKRGTSVAHCPASNNMLSSGLCDVLRLIKNGIKVGLGTDVSGGNSMSIQDAILRALDVSHHLEFVKKQEIKGSGRLEVQDQAYQPLNYKQAIFLATLGGAEALALSNITGNFAIGKYFDALIVDTSNYPLHNYNASNDNKSPDLILLEMIQKFIYVGDDRNILRVFVAGNQIKN; this is translated from the exons atgtgCACAAATAGTAATTGTAtacttaattataaaaaaaaatatttaaaagtcttGATATTG attGTTGGCGTTGGCAATGAGTTCGTTTATGATGAATGGTTAACGCAGCACACAAATTTTAAAGGTGCTACTGTCGAACGACTGAGCAATGATCAATTTCTTATGCCTGGCTTTGTTGATTGTCATATTCACGCACCCCAAGTAGCACAAATCGGGCTTGGTCTAGATATGCCTCTTTTGGATTGGCTGAATACCTATACATTCCCATTGGAAGCGAAATATGCAGACCAGAAGTTCGCGCAGAAAACCTACGCAAAAGTTGTG gAAAATACAATAAAGGCGGGCACCACACTTGCGTCCTATTTCGGTACCAATCACAAAGAGAGCACTTTAATTTTAGCAAAAGAAGCCTTGCGCCAAGGTCAACGCGCGTTGATTGGAAAAGTCTGTTCAAATCAAAATAGTCCGGAATTTTATGT tgAAACAACGGATAAGTCAATAGCTTCTACAGAGGAATTCGTAAAAGATATACAAAAACTGGAGACAGATTTGGTCAAACCCACTATTACACCAAGATTTGCTTTGAGTTGTACCAAAGAATTAATGGCCAAACTTGGAGAAATTGCACACAaaaatgatttgcatatacAG agTCATATTAGCGAAAATCTGTCGGAAATTGATTTTGTCAAGTCGCTATATAATACCAGTTATGCCGAGGCATATGATAATGCTGGATTGCTAACACCTAAG ACAGTTATGGCACACGCTGTACATTTGGACGATGAGGAAATAACGCTCTTTGGCAAACGCGGAACTTCGGTCGCTCATTGTCCCGCCTCGAATAACATGTTAAGTTCAGGCTTATGTGATGTTCTGCGACTGattaaaaatggaataaaagtCGGTTTGGGTACAG ATGTTTCGGGTGGAAACTCGATGTCTATACAGGATGCTATACTTCGTGCGCTCGATGTTTCCCATCACTTGGAATTTGTGAAAAAACAAGAGATTAAGGGAAGCGGACGCCTAGAGGTACAAGACCAAGCATATCAGCCTCTTAACTAcaaacaagcaatatttttggcAACACTCGGTGGTGCTGAGGCCTTAGCTCTGAGTAATATCACTGGCAATTTCGCCataggaaaatattttgatgcaTTGATAGTCGATACGAGCAACTATCCGTTACACAATTACAACGCGAGTAATGACAACAAGTCTCCAGATTTGATTTTGTTGGAAATGATTCAGAAATTCATTTACGTTGGAGATGATCGCAATATTTTACGAGTATTTGTGGCAGGgaaccaaataaaaaattaa
- the LOC105225781 gene encoding guanine deaminase isoform X3, protein MPGFVDCHIHAPQVAQIGLGLDMPLLDWLNTYTFPLEAKYADQKFAQKTYAKVVENTIKAGTTLASYFGTNHKESTLILAKEALRQGQRALIGKVCSNQNSPEFYVETTDKSIASTEEFVKDIQKLETDLVKPTITPRFALSCTKELMAKLGEIAHKNDLHIQSHISENLSEIDFVKSLYNTSYAEAYDNAGLLTPKTVMAHAVHLDDEEITLFGKRGTSVAHCPASNNMLSSGLCDVLRLIKNGIKVGLGTDVSGGNSMSIQDAILRALDVSHHLEFVKKQEIKGSGRLEVQDQAYQPLNYKQAIFLATLGGAEALALSNITGNFAIGKYFDALIVDTSNYPLHNYNASNDNKSPDLILLEMIQKFIYVGDDRNILRVFVAGNQIKN, encoded by the exons ATGCCTGGCTTTGTTGATTGTCATATTCACGCACCCCAAGTAGCACAAATCGGGCTTGGTCTAGATATGCCTCTTTTGGATTGGCTGAATACCTATACATTCCCATTGGAAGCGAAATATGCAGACCAGAAGTTCGCGCAGAAAACCTACGCAAAAGTTGTG gAAAATACAATAAAGGCGGGCACCACACTTGCGTCCTATTTCGGTACCAATCACAAAGAGAGCACTTTAATTTTAGCAAAAGAAGCCTTGCGCCAAGGTCAACGCGCGTTGATTGGAAAAGTCTGTTCAAATCAAAATAGTCCGGAATTTTATGT tgAAACAACGGATAAGTCAATAGCTTCTACAGAGGAATTCGTAAAAGATATACAAAAACTGGAGACAGATTTGGTCAAACCCACTATTACACCAAGATTTGCTTTGAGTTGTACCAAAGAATTAATGGCCAAACTTGGAGAAATTGCACACAaaaatgatttgcatatacAG agTCATATTAGCGAAAATCTGTCGGAAATTGATTTTGTCAAGTCGCTATATAATACCAGTTATGCCGAGGCATATGATAATGCTGGATTGCTAACACCTAAG ACAGTTATGGCACACGCTGTACATTTGGACGATGAGGAAATAACGCTCTTTGGCAAACGCGGAACTTCGGTCGCTCATTGTCCCGCCTCGAATAACATGTTAAGTTCAGGCTTATGTGATGTTCTGCGACTGattaaaaatggaataaaagtCGGTTTGGGTACAG ATGTTTCGGGTGGAAACTCGATGTCTATACAGGATGCTATACTTCGTGCGCTCGATGTTTCCCATCACTTGGAATTTGTGAAAAAACAAGAGATTAAGGGAAGCGGACGCCTAGAGGTACAAGACCAAGCATATCAGCCTCTTAACTAcaaacaagcaatatttttggcAACACTCGGTGGTGCTGAGGCCTTAGCTCTGAGTAATATCACTGGCAATTTCGCCataggaaaatattttgatgcaTTGATAGTCGATACGAGCAACTATCCGTTACACAATTACAACGCGAGTAATGACAACAAGTCTCCAGATTTGATTTTGTTGGAAATGATTCAGAAATTCATTTACGTTGGAGATGATCGCAATATTTTACGAGTATTTGTGGCAGGgaaccaaataaaaaattaa
- the LOC105225779 gene encoding zinc finger protein 814: MSVIKVNISCPLCGTEIRDNVNRLVTDSCGHSKCRRCLLDEDECSECLKPKQCNTENNTGQDADGAIVASEATVETDLNTATKSTKKKGRKVASMPTHIQRLHSDVDSGVRYYCIPCGRKFGSRSQQYYHLTCGSDASKKYMCKQCDKTFSTKSHLKYHLETHEERIYHCGECNKSFSNRIVLQKHEKLHRAPSIQCTKCSKSFRNKESLSGHTRQLHGDNELPYTCEVCKKSYALKSTLKLHMQTHFDKKYACGYCDKRFQRNYTLKLHLKKHTKTDCFICGICLRKFSDNAVLLRHVKLHQDVVKFRCRECNATIIRKDNMLRHIRTIHSNRTFDDCAEVILKAIEYENHIEDSSPIGEPKTVENSAVIKSIGNVQPMKVPNYHVATTLTTNIKSSPTQSTIATNTSNNDSTVIIFPKVPINANTGGSSTGVQKKVKKYDPIKMYRKILTSDRDESASESDSEKEEVYGIKPHYSENSVSCVSLATPEKQITINTSNFSETHWRKNFRYTYQYQDF; the protein is encoded by the exons ATGAGTGTTATAAAAGTCAATATATCTTGTCCTCTATGTGGGACTGAAATTAGGGACAATGTAAATCGACTGGTGACTGATAGTTGTGGGCATAGCAAGTGTCGCCGTTGTCTCCTTGATGAAGATGAATGTTCAGAATGCTTAAAGCCGAAACAATGTAATACGGAGAATAATACAGGACAAGACGCAGATGGTGCAATCGTTGCAAGTGAGGCAACAGTCGAGACGGATCTTAATACTGCGACCAAAAGTACTAAGAAAAAAGGTAGAAAAGTTGCTTCTATGCCAACGCATATTCAACGATTACACAGCGATGTGGACTCCGGCGTCCGTTATTACTGTATACCTTGTGGTAGAAAATTTGGAAGTCGTTCGCAACAATACTATCATTTAACCTGCGGTAGCGATGCTTCCAAGAAATACATGTGCAAGCAATGCGATAAG aCGTTTTCTACAAAATCtcatttgaaatatcatttggaAACACATGAGGAGCGCATATATCATTGCGGAGAATGTAACAAATCATTCTCAAATCGAATAGTTCTCCAGAAGCATGAAAAGCTTCATCGCGCTCCTTCTATTCAATGCACAAAATGTAGTAAATCATTTCGCAACAAGGAATCGCTGTCGGGTCATACTCGGCAACTCCACGGAGACAACGAGTTACCTTATACTTGTGAAGTCTGCAAGAAAAGCTATGCTTTAAAATCTACTTTAAAGCTACACATGCAAACACATTTTG ataaGAAGTATGCATGTGGATACTGTGATAAACGTTTCCAACGTAACTATACACTCAAATTACACCTtaaaaaacatacaaagactGATTGTTTTATTTGTGGTATTTGCTTAAGAAAATTCAGTGACAATGCAGTTTTGTTGCGGCATGTAAAACTACATCAAG ATGTCGTTAAGTTCCGATGTCGAGAATGTAATGCTACCATCATTCGCAAGGATAACATGTTGCGACATATTCGCACTATACATTCAAATAGAACTTTCGACGACTGTGCTGAAGTAATACTGAAAGCAATTGAATACGAAAACCATATAGAAGACTCATCACCAATTGGGGAACCAAAGACTGTAGAGAATAGTGCCGTTATCAAAAGCATAGGAAATGTTCAGCCAATGAAAGTTCCAAATTATCACGTTGCCACTACACTCACCACAAATATAAAATCATCACCTACCCAATCTACTATTGCAACCAACACCTCGAACAATGATTCTACAGTTATCATATTTCCGAAAGTACCCATCAATGCAAATACTGGTGGAAGTTCTACAGGTGttcagaaaaaagttaaaaagtacGACCCAATTAAAATGTATCGAAAGATTTTGACTTCAGATCGAGATGAAAGTGCCTCCGAAAGTGATAGTGAAAAAGAAGAAGTGTATGGCATAAAACCGCATTATTCTGAAAAttctgtttcctgtgtgagctTAGCAACTcctgaaaaacaaataacgattAACACTTCAAATTTCAGTGAGACGCATTGGCGTAAAAACTTTAGATATACCTACCAATATCaagacttttaa